A single genomic interval of Bradyrhizobium sp. AZCC 1693 harbors:
- a CDS encoding FMN-dependent NADH-azoreductase: MPKLFHLSCSPRTDSESSAGARVFIDRFRQARPDWDIDVMNLWRDHLPEFEGYVLEAKYARIGGRAFTDSQRDAFAVTERIALRFALADRVLISTPMWNFGIPYKLKQWIDVITQPGLAFRYDSAQGYLPLFQDRPTVVILASGSDFITGMNRGRIDMATPYLREALRFIGVSDVRFVPIGPTTGPLDPIRTAREGAHRRLAEMAARF, encoded by the coding sequence ATGCCAAAACTCTTTCACCTGAGCTGTTCGCCGCGCACGGACTCGGAATCCTCCGCCGGCGCGCGGGTCTTCATTGACCGCTTCCGCCAGGCGCGGCCGGACTGGGACATCGACGTGATGAACCTGTGGCGGGATCACCTGCCGGAATTCGAGGGTTATGTCCTGGAGGCCAAATATGCCCGCATCGGCGGGCGGGCGTTCACGGATTCGCAGCGCGATGCGTTTGCGGTCACTGAGCGCATCGCGCTCCGGTTCGCGCTCGCTGACCGCGTGCTGATTTCGACGCCGATGTGGAATTTTGGCATTCCCTACAAGCTGAAGCAATGGATCGACGTCATCACGCAGCCCGGGCTGGCGTTCCGCTACGATTCGGCGCAAGGGTATCTGCCGCTGTTCCAGGACCGGCCGACGGTCGTCATCCTGGCGAGCGGCAGCGATTTCATCACCGGCATGAATCGCGGCCGCATCGATATGGCGACCCCCTATCTGCGCGAGGCGCTTCGCTTCATCGGCGTCAGCGACGTGCGTTTCGTGCCGATCGGACCGACCACCGGACCGCTCGATCCGATCCGCACCGCACGCGAAGGCGCGCATCGGCGGCTGGCCGAGATGGCCGCGCGATTCTGA
- a CDS encoding isochorismatase family protein encodes MTHVTLRPEFETLIDPYAPVGQVGTGFDFTEGPIWHPVHHYLLFSDMPGDVRRRWDAKRGVVEVKRPSNKCNGMTYDAELNLIVCEHATSSLIRERPDGRREVIASHYENQELNSPNDVCVHSSGAIYFSDPWYGRMPVYGVERPRQLGFQGVYRIPPGGGPPKLVVDRHLFDQPNGLCFSPDERLLYVNDTTQALIRVFDVEADGSLANARVFASGIRSELEPGLPDGMKCDQRGNVWVTAPGGVWVYSPAGELLGKVRVPELVANLAWGGADFRTLYLTATHSVYAIPVKAGPRHEPYMSGRASTGPETGSARPVSPQLAGDDMQLDPRRCAMIIQDLQNDVIMEGGAFADSGSPGHARQQRVVDNVRRLAEAARARGIVIIHVWFIVEPGAPGVTLNAPLFEGLVDSGAMVRGSWGAAPVPGLEPRAGDFIVEKMRMSAWEGTRLETILKATGRDMLINTGAWTNMSVEHTARTGADKGYFMIVPEDCCSTMNADWHNASINFAMQNVAVVTSADAVLRGLG; translated from the coding sequence ATGACGCATGTCACGCTGCGCCCGGAATTCGAAACCCTGATCGACCCCTACGCGCCCGTCGGCCAGGTCGGCACCGGTTTTGATTTTACGGAGGGCCCGATCTGGCATCCGGTGCATCACTATCTGCTGTTTTCGGATATGCCCGGCGATGTGCGCCGGCGATGGGATGCCAAGCGCGGCGTCGTCGAGGTCAAGCGTCCTTCGAACAAATGCAACGGCATGACCTATGACGCAGAGCTCAACCTGATCGTCTGCGAACACGCCACCTCGTCATTGATCCGCGAGCGCCCCGATGGAAGGCGCGAGGTGATTGCTTCGCACTACGAAAATCAGGAGCTCAACAGCCCGAACGATGTCTGTGTGCATTCGAGCGGCGCGATCTATTTCAGCGATCCCTGGTATGGCCGCATGCCGGTCTACGGCGTCGAGCGGCCGCGCCAGCTTGGCTTTCAGGGCGTCTACCGCATCCCGCCGGGCGGCGGCCCGCCGAAACTCGTCGTCGACCGCCATCTGTTCGACCAGCCCAACGGCCTCTGCTTCTCGCCAGACGAGCGCCTGCTATATGTCAACGACACCACGCAGGCGCTGATCCGCGTCTTCGACGTCGAAGCCGATGGTTCGCTCGCCAATGCGCGCGTCTTCGCCAGCGGCATTCGCTCCGAGCTCGAGCCCGGCCTGCCGGACGGCATGAAATGCGATCAGCGCGGCAATGTCTGGGTCACGGCGCCCGGCGGCGTCTGGGTCTACTCTCCCGCCGGCGAGTTGCTCGGCAAGGTCCGCGTTCCCGAACTCGTCGCCAATCTCGCCTGGGGCGGCGCTGATTTTCGCACGCTCTATCTGACCGCCACCCATTCGGTCTATGCGATCCCGGTCAAGGCCGGTCCGCGCCACGAACCCTATATGAGCGGCCGGGCTTCGACCGGTCCCGAGACCGGATCGGCCCGGCCTGTCTCTCCCCAACTCGCCGGTGACGACATGCAGCTCGATCCGCGACGCTGCGCGATGATCATTCAGGATTTGCAGAACGACGTGATCATGGAAGGCGGCGCATTCGCCGATTCCGGCTCTCCCGGCCATGCGCGCCAGCAACGGGTGGTTGACAATGTCCGCCGCCTCGCCGAAGCGGCGCGGGCGCGCGGCATCGTCATCATCCATGTCTGGTTCATCGTCGAGCCGGGTGCGCCCGGTGTCACGCTCAATGCGCCGCTGTTCGAGGGACTGGTCGATAGCGGCGCGATGGTGCGCGGAAGCTGGGGCGCGGCCCCGGTTCCGGGGCTCGAGCCGCGCGCCGGCGATTTCATCGTCGAGAAAATGCGCATGAGCGCCTGGGAGGGCACAAGGCTGGAGACCATCCTCAAGGCGACTGGCCGCGACATGCTCATCAACACCGGCGCCTGGACCAACATGTCGGTCGAACACACCGCCCGCACCGGCGCCGACAAGGGCTACTTCATGATCGTCCCGGAAGACTGCTGCTCGACCATGAACGCCGACTGGCACAACGCCTCCATCAACTTTGCGATGCAGAACGTTGCCGTCGTCACCAGCGCGGATGCGGTGCTCAGGGGACTGGGATGA
- a CDS encoding ISNCY family transposase, which yields MRFSDLLDRTEAKELTQVAAAELLGINVRTFQRWAERYEAEGDDGLVDLRMGRRSPRRAPEEELERMLGLFRDRYADFTVKHFHEQLQKRHGYVLGYTVTKLALHAAGLVRKAPKRSAHRKKRPRRPLPGMLLHQDGSRHAWIEGLPAMDLIVTLDDATSEIYSMFLVEEEGTASTFQALGEVIGGRGLFCALYTDRGSHYFYTPKAGEKVSKTQQTQVGRALSHLGIEHIAAYSPEARGRSERMFGTLQGRLPKDLRLAGIRTVEAANAWLRAHYMAEHNAAFAIKAEQPGTAFVADRHEAWREALCVIEDRTVANDNTIAWNGRRLQLPESRLRPHFVKALVRVHEYPDGTASVFLGPHRLATFAADGHQISPDAPQPGSVLGAVKDKPLRARKRASLTAPARAAVEIARVGAEKRASSRTKKPTRRANPAAISVA from the coding sequence ATGCGGTTTTCGGATTTGCTGGATCGGACGGAGGCGAAGGAACTGACGCAGGTGGCCGCGGCTGAGCTTCTCGGGATCAACGTGCGGACGTTTCAACGTTGGGCGGAACGCTATGAGGCGGAGGGCGATGACGGGCTTGTCGACCTCCGTATGGGGCGGCGATCGCCGCGGCGCGCGCCGGAGGAAGAGCTTGAGCGGATGCTGGGGCTGTTCCGGGACAGGTACGCGGACTTCACGGTGAAGCACTTCCACGAGCAGCTGCAAAAGCGGCATGGCTATGTGCTTGGCTACACGGTGACGAAGCTGGCCTTGCACGCGGCGGGCTTGGTGCGGAAGGCGCCGAAGCGTTCGGCGCACCGCAAGAAGCGTCCGCGCCGGCCGCTTCCGGGCATGCTGCTGCATCAGGACGGGTCGCGCCACGCCTGGATCGAAGGTCTGCCGGCGATGGACCTGATCGTCACGCTGGACGATGCGACGAGCGAGATCTACTCGATGTTTCTGGTCGAGGAAGAAGGCACGGCGTCGACGTTCCAGGCCTTGGGCGAAGTGATTGGCGGGCGCGGCCTGTTCTGCGCGCTCTACACCGATCGCGGCAGCCATTATTTCTACACCCCGAAGGCTGGCGAGAAGGTCTCGAAGACGCAACAAACCCAGGTGGGACGGGCTTTATCGCATCTTGGGATCGAGCATATCGCAGCCTATTCGCCGGAGGCGCGCGGGCGCTCCGAGCGGATGTTCGGCACGCTGCAGGGCCGGCTGCCGAAGGACCTGCGGCTCGCCGGGATCAGGACGGTCGAAGCCGCCAATGCGTGGCTGAGGGCGCATTACATGGCCGAGCATAACGCGGCGTTTGCGATCAAGGCCGAACAGCCGGGCACGGCGTTCGTCGCCGATCGCCACGAGGCTTGGCGCGAAGCGCTGTGCGTGATCGAAGACCGAACCGTCGCCAACGACAATACGATCGCATGGAACGGTCGGCGGCTGCAGCTGCCGGAGAGCCGGCTCAGGCCCCACTTCGTCAAAGCCCTGGTGCGGGTCCATGAGTATCCCGATGGCACCGCGAGCGTGTTCCTTGGCCCGCACCGATTGGCGACGTTTGCCGCCGACGGACACCAGATCAGCCCCGACGCGCCTCAGCCTGGCAGCGTGCTCGGAGCCGTCAAGGACAAGCCCTTGCGGGCGCGCAAGCGCGCGTCCTTGACCGCCCCTGCGCGCGCCGCCGTCGAGATAGCGCGGGTCGGGGCGGAGAAACGGGCTTCAAGTCGAACAAAGAAACCGACCAGGAGGGCTAACCCGGCAGCAATATCCGTGGCATGA
- a CDS encoding acyl-CoA desaturase yields MMSEEQHDFYKVNSLTNLDTASPVEGTVVWDAPRSLWNGAMLLGAIVLGPLTFSWSALAVFLITAGITLCAGHSVGFHRRLIHRSFECPKWLERTLVWLGTAVGMGGPLWTIRVHDSRDWAQRQADCHPFLAHRAGFWLDGLLYLHGRLVLKRPPGFDPGPGIGDDPFYRFLDRTWMLQQIPIALVLYWLGGWPFVVWGVFVRVAACTTMHWGISHFAHTQGEQDWTVDGAVVQAHNVSLMAIPTMGESWHNNHHAFPGSARHGLYPGQIDLGWEFVRLLRALGLAWNVQVPAELPPRPGISPVHARSLSICAPGQAEISGIRS; encoded by the coding sequence ATGATGAGCGAGGAGCAGCACGATTTTTACAAAGTCAATTCTCTAACCAATCTGGATACGGCGTCGCCTGTCGAGGGCACGGTTGTTTGGGATGCGCCGCGCTCTTTGTGGAATGGCGCAATGCTGCTTGGGGCCATCGTCCTCGGTCCACTTACATTTTCGTGGAGCGCCTTGGCTGTCTTTCTGATCACAGCCGGTATCACGCTTTGCGCCGGCCACTCCGTCGGCTTCCACCGGCGCCTCATTCACCGCAGCTTCGAGTGTCCCAAATGGCTGGAGCGGACGCTGGTCTGGCTCGGTACGGCGGTAGGCATGGGTGGGCCGTTGTGGACCATTCGCGTGCACGACAGCCGTGATTGGGCACAGCGCCAGGCCGATTGTCATCCATTCCTCGCGCACCGGGCAGGCTTCTGGCTGGATGGCCTGCTCTATCTCCATGGCCGCCTGGTTCTGAAGCGCCCTCCAGGTTTCGATCCCGGCCCAGGAATTGGCGACGATCCCTTCTATCGGTTCCTCGATCGCACCTGGATGTTGCAGCAGATTCCGATCGCTCTCGTTTTGTATTGGCTGGGCGGGTGGCCGTTTGTGGTGTGGGGCGTCTTTGTACGCGTCGCAGCCTGCACGACGATGCATTGGGGAATATCCCATTTCGCGCACACGCAGGGAGAGCAAGACTGGACCGTCGACGGCGCGGTGGTGCAAGCCCATAACGTGTCGTTGATGGCCATTCCGACGATGGGAGAGAGCTGGCACAATAACCACCACGCCTTTCCGGGCTCTGCGCGGCACGGTCTCTATCCCGGCCAGATCGATCTCGGCTGGGAGTTCGTGAGGCTGCTGCGCGCCCTTGGCTTGGCGTGGAATGTTCAGGTGCCCGCTGAGCTGCCGCCGCGCCCTGGAATAAGCCCGGTACACGCCCGCTCGCTTTCAATCTGCGCGCCCGGCCAGGCAGAAATTTCTGGAATCCGATCGTGA
- a CDS encoding vWA domain-containing protein, whose product MSGELQLPHAARVFVSFVALLRANGFAVAPEQTTAFLAAIELLGPRSLEAIRQAGLATLAPPPERRTTYDRLFDIHFIGSEAIDHAGAEDEEVVRLQEEGRGEDETLLADEANESGLVAARAEALVERRFAASATGDALRKLSREAPARLPRRRGHRRMRARRGPWADLRRTLRESVRNDGEVLRLGRLKRRARPRKILLLIDVSGSMKGRTDDNMKLAHALSHAAPNVEVFTFGTRLTRVTRALRLKRREQALSAAAHLVSDWDGGTRIGDALQAFLAVPRFGSYARGAAVVILSDGLERGDPSALRDAVANLSRRAWRLSWLTPLAAGPGFQPQTEALIAIRRFVDDLVDGGSTVAIASHVLSLGQRKAA is encoded by the coding sequence GTGAGCGGCGAACTGCAATTGCCGCACGCGGCCCGCGTGTTCGTGTCCTTTGTCGCGCTGCTGCGCGCCAACGGTTTTGCCGTGGCGCCGGAGCAGACAACGGCGTTCCTGGCTGCCATCGAGTTGCTGGGTCCGCGCAGCCTCGAAGCCATTCGGCAGGCCGGGTTGGCAACGCTCGCCCCGCCGCCGGAGCGGCGCACGACCTACGACCGGCTGTTCGACATCCATTTCATCGGCAGCGAAGCGATTGATCATGCGGGCGCGGAAGATGAGGAAGTGGTTCGCCTGCAGGAGGAAGGCCGCGGCGAAGACGAAACATTGCTGGCTGATGAGGCCAACGAGTCCGGACTTGTCGCGGCCCGCGCCGAGGCGCTGGTCGAACGACGCTTCGCGGCAAGCGCCACTGGCGATGCCCTGCGAAAACTGTCGCGCGAGGCGCCCGCGCGACTGCCGCGGCGGCGCGGCCATCGCCGCATGCGTGCCCGCCGCGGGCCGTGGGCAGATCTGCGCCGCACCCTGCGCGAGAGCGTGCGCAATGACGGCGAGGTGCTGCGGCTCGGGCGCCTGAAACGCCGCGCCCGGCCGCGCAAGATTCTGCTCCTGATCGACGTCTCCGGCTCCATGAAGGGGCGCACCGACGACAACATGAAGCTGGCGCATGCGCTGTCGCACGCAGCTCCCAACGTCGAAGTGTTCACCTTCGGCACCAGGCTCACCCGCGTCACCCGAGCGCTGCGTCTCAAGCGCCGCGAGCAGGCGCTGTCCGCTGCCGCGCATCTGGTCAGCGATTGGGACGGCGGCACCCGCATCGGCGATGCGCTGCAGGCGTTCCTGGCGGTGCCGCGGTTCGGCAGCTATGCGCGTGGCGCCGCCGTCGTCATCCTCTCCGACGGGCTGGAGCGCGGCGATCCCTCGGCCCTGCGCGACGCGGTCGCAAACCTGTCGCGGCGCGCCTGGCGCCTGAGCTGGCTGACGCCGCTGGCGGCAGGCCCCGGCTTTCAGCCGCAGACCGAAGCGCTGATCGCGATAAGGCGCTTCGTGGATGATCTGGTCGACGGCGGATCCACCGTCGCGATCGCTTCGCACGTTCTCTCGCTTGGACAAAGGAAGGCCGCGTGA
- a CDS encoding amidohydrolase family protein, with product MTEIVDAHHHIWRQADLPWLSGPMQPRIFGPYEPIRRDYPIEEYLGDLAGSGVTRSVYVQTNWANDRFEDETAWVQGTAKEHGWPHAIVSYADFNVDDVRPQLDRLARYPLVRGVRMQLHWHENPLYRFAARPDLCADPKIRRNVARLADYGFSFDLQVFAPQMADAAGLAEACPDVTFVLQHAGMLEDLSSQGRAAWRAGMTRLAACPNVVSKLSGLGTFIHRNDPAHVFDVLTETVTIFGADRCLFGSNFPIEKLWTSYRELVDAYLAATVHLRADQRDAVLRATAVRVYRLGT from the coding sequence GTGACCGAGATCGTCGATGCCCATCATCATATCTGGCGTCAGGCCGATCTGCCCTGGCTGAGCGGCCCGATGCAGCCGCGCATCTTCGGCCCCTACGAGCCGATCCGGCGCGACTATCCGATCGAGGAATATCTCGGCGATCTCGCGGGCTCCGGCGTGACGCGCTCGGTCTATGTGCAGACCAACTGGGCCAACGACCGCTTTGAGGACGAAACCGCCTGGGTCCAAGGGACCGCGAAGGAGCACGGTTGGCCGCACGCCATCGTTTCCTATGCCGACTTCAACGTCGACGACGTCCGCCCGCAGCTCGATCGTCTGGCGCGCTATCCACTGGTGCGCGGCGTACGCATGCAATTGCACTGGCACGAAAACCCGCTCTATCGTTTTGCGGCCCGGCCGGACCTCTGCGCCGATCCCAAGATCCGACGCAACGTCGCGCGCCTCGCCGACTATGGCTTCAGCTTCGACCTGCAGGTGTTCGCGCCGCAAATGGCGGATGCCGCCGGACTCGCCGAAGCCTGTCCCGATGTAACCTTTGTCCTGCAGCATGCCGGCATGCTGGAGGACCTTTCGTCACAGGGGCGAGCCGCCTGGCGCGCCGGCATGACCCGGCTCGCGGCCTGTCCAAATGTCGTCTCAAAACTTTCCGGCCTCGGCACCTTCATCCACCGCAACGATCCCGCGCATGTATTCGACGTCCTCACCGAGACGGTGACGATCTTTGGCGCCGACCGGTGCCTGTTCGGCTCCAATTTTCCGATCGAAAAACTTTGGACCAGTTATCGCGAACTGGTGGACGCCTATCTCGCCGCGACAGTGCATCTTCGCGCGGATCAGCGCGACGCAGTTCTGAGAGCAACAGCCGTGCGCGTTTATCGACTGGGAACCTGA
- a CDS encoding zinc-dependent alcohol dehydrogenase family protein, giving the protein MKCYELQGPNGIDGLALVDKPVPEPGVGEVLVRLRAATLNYRDLLTVKGGYGSRQKFPLVPVSDGAGVIERVGPGVREFAAGDRVIGSFFESWIGGEPSEAKMRSALGGSVDGVLSEYRIFPKHALVRTPEHLSDIEAAALPCAGVTAWSAVVKLGGIKPGQTVLTQGTGGVSLFALQFAKMCGARVIATSSSDAKIERLKKLGADHTLNYKATPDWGKKAREWSGHGVDLVVEVGGVGTLNESIRATRIGGTIAFIGVLAGPPPSNSRLPLMVMQQQRLQGVTVGSVEDLKAMVDGIAANRMKPVIDRTFRFDQARDAFAHMESGAHFGKVAIEID; this is encoded by the coding sequence TTGAAGTGCTACGAGCTGCAGGGACCGAACGGAATCGATGGACTTGCCCTCGTCGACAAGCCTGTGCCGGAGCCCGGTGTGGGCGAGGTGCTCGTTCGGCTCAGGGCGGCAACGCTGAACTATCGCGATCTTCTCACCGTCAAGGGCGGTTACGGTTCGCGTCAGAAATTTCCGCTTGTGCCGGTTTCGGACGGTGCGGGCGTGATCGAGCGGGTCGGTCCGGGCGTGCGGGAATTCGCAGCCGGCGATCGCGTCATCGGCAGTTTCTTCGAAAGCTGGATCGGCGGCGAACCGAGCGAAGCGAAGATGCGTTCGGCCCTCGGCGGCTCAGTGGACGGCGTGCTCTCGGAGTATCGGATCTTTCCAAAGCACGCGCTGGTCAGAACGCCGGAGCACCTCAGCGACATCGAAGCCGCCGCGCTTCCCTGCGCCGGGGTCACGGCCTGGAGCGCGGTCGTCAAGCTCGGTGGCATTAAACCTGGCCAGACCGTTCTGACACAAGGCACCGGCGGGGTATCCCTCTTTGCACTTCAGTTTGCAAAAATGTGCGGCGCGCGCGTCATCGCAACCTCGTCCAGCGACGCCAAGATCGAACGTCTCAAGAAGCTCGGCGCCGACCATACATTGAACTACAAGGCGACACCCGACTGGGGAAAGAAGGCCCGCGAGTGGAGCGGCCATGGCGTCGACCTTGTCGTCGAGGTGGGCGGGGTCGGGACGCTGAACGAATCGATCAGGGCGACCAGGATCGGCGGCACCATCGCCTTTATCGGCGTGCTCGCCGGCCCGCCCCCGTCCAACTCGCGGCTGCCATTGATGGTCATGCAGCAGCAGCGGCTGCAGGGTGTCACCGTCGGATCGGTCGAGGATCTCAAGGCGATGGTGGATGGCATCGCGGCCAATCGGATGAAGCCGGTGATCGACAGAACGTTCCGTTTCGATCAAGCCAGGGACGCGTTTGCACACATGGAGAGCGGCGCGCATTTCGGGAAGGTGGCGATCGAGATCGACTGA
- a CDS encoding AAA family ATPase, with protein MTVRGNIVGIDSPEALERALRTAYYLADDGLATAAYLGLALGKPLLLEGAPGVGKTEAAKAIAAVLGRRLIRLQCYEGIDASAALYEWNYPRQMLAIRQAGEETIDIYGETFLIERPMLASLRAPDSTVLLIDEIDRADQEFEAFLLEFLSDFQISIPERGTVRAAERPVVVLTSNRTRDLHEALRRRCVYHWIDYPTAEREARIVMMRASSVAEATARAVVAAVGKLRREPLSKAPGIAEAVDWAEAATLLHARGARWPDAFKRSIGVALKDEEDLTFISGRLDALIAEAAA; from the coding sequence ATGACGGTCCGCGGCAACATCGTCGGCATCGACAGCCCCGAGGCGCTCGAACGGGCGTTGCGGACGGCGTATTATTTGGCAGACGACGGCCTCGCGACGGCAGCCTATCTTGGGCTGGCGCTCGGAAAGCCGCTGCTGCTGGAAGGCGCGCCGGGTGTCGGCAAGACCGAAGCGGCAAAAGCCATCGCCGCCGTGCTCGGCCGCCGCCTGATCCGCCTGCAATGCTATGAGGGTATCGACGCATCCGCCGCGCTCTATGAATGGAACTATCCGCGCCAGATGCTCGCGATCCGACAGGCGGGCGAGGAAACGATCGACATCTACGGCGAGACTTTTCTGATCGAGCGGCCGATGCTCGCTTCCTTGCGCGCGCCTGACTCCACCGTGCTGCTGATCGACGAAATCGACCGCGCCGACCAGGAGTTCGAGGCGTTCCTGCTCGAATTCCTTTCCGACTTCCAGATCTCCATTCCCGAGCGCGGCACGGTGCGCGCCGCGGAACGTCCCGTCGTCGTGCTGACCTCGAACCGCACCCGCGATCTGCACGAAGCCTTGCGCCGCCGCTGCGTTTATCACTGGATCGATTATCCGACTGCCGAGCGCGAGGCGCGCATCGTGATGATGCGGGCATCGAGCGTCGCCGAAGCAACCGCACGCGCCGTCGTCGCGGCGGTGGGGAAGCTGAGGCGCGAGCCGCTCAGCAAGGCGCCTGGAATCGCGGAAGCCGTTGACTGGGCCGAAGCGGCCACGCTGCTGCACGCGCGCGGTGCCCGCTGGCCCGATGCCTTCAAACGCTCGATCGGCGTTGCGCTGAAGGACGAGGAAGATCTTACCTTCATCTCCGGCCGGCTCGACGCCCTCATTGCGGAGGCGGCGGCGTGA
- a CDS encoding xanthine dehydrogenase family protein molybdopterin-binding subunit encodes MTKHRGRGIASINYPIGMNLGGDPSQALVHSNPSGKFTVSLSSIDLGQGMKSVTRQICAETLGVPVEDVYVDTADSDTGPHCMGSFASRGTHRVGNAVMAAAKEARGVMMEAAAEELEVNAADLDTDGRGNIHVKGAPHRSISTKDVAIAAQFRQGKTISGRGIFLVPLSEVNPETGEMSPATCYAHACLVAEVEVDDETGEVAMVRIDSAYELGRALNPRLVEQQLVGGAWMGISHALFETPEPYYPDPAHGPRDFVEYLMPGPGDICPHDIAVLERPAADGPFGAKGPGEMCANPVLPAVANAIFNAVGVRMDELPITPEKVLRAIKAQGGARPQARR; translated from the coding sequence ATGACAAAACATCGCGGACGCGGCATCGCCTCGATCAACTATCCCATCGGCATGAACCTTGGCGGCGATCCCAGCCAGGCGCTGGTTCATTCCAACCCCAGCGGCAAGTTCACGGTATCGCTGTCGTCGATCGATCTCGGCCAGGGCATGAAGTCGGTGACGCGGCAGATCTGCGCGGAGACGCTCGGCGTGCCTGTCGAAGACGTCTATGTCGATACCGCCGATTCCGACACCGGGCCGCACTGCATGGGCTCGTTCGCCTCGCGCGGCACGCATCGCGTCGGCAACGCGGTCATGGCGGCGGCAAAGGAAGCGCGCGGCGTCATGATGGAAGCCGCCGCCGAGGAGCTGGAGGTCAACGCCGCCGATCTCGATACCGACGGGCGCGGCAACATCCATGTCAAGGGCGCGCCGCACCGCTCGATCTCCACCAAGGACGTCGCCATCGCCGCGCAGTTCAGGCAAGGCAAAACGATTTCGGGACGCGGCATCTTTCTGGTGCCGTTGTCGGAGGTGAATCCCGAGACCGGCGAGATGTCGCCTGCCACCTGCTACGCGCATGCCTGCCTAGTCGCCGAGGTCGAGGTCGATGACGAGACCGGCGAGGTTGCGATGGTGCGCATCGACAGCGCCTATGAACTGGGCCGCGCGCTCAATCCGCGCCTCGTCGAGCAGCAGCTCGTCGGCGGCGCATGGATGGGAATCAGCCACGCGCTGTTTGAAACGCCCGAGCCTTATTATCCCGACCCGGCGCACGGCCCGCGCGACTTCGTCGAATATCTGATGCCCGGTCCCGGCGACATCTGCCCGCACGATATCGCGGTGCTGGAGCGCCCCGCCGCCGATGGGCCGTTCGGCGCCAAGGGCCCCGGAGAAATGTGCGCCAATCCTGTGCTGCCGGCGGTCGCCAACGCCATCTTCAATGCCGTCGGCGTGCGGATGGATGAACTGCCGATCACGCCGGAAAAAGTCTTGCGGGCGATCAAGGCCCAGGGCGGCGCGCGGCCGCAGGCGCGGCGCTGA
- a CDS encoding MBL fold metallo-hydrolase produces the protein MPLEIKILDYGDIELESSFLVLGRDCGRTRRVLTLGFLIVGGPYPVVVDTGYRSNQIMETLGMRGLQFHENMIENQLARHGVRMGDVRYVCHTHLHIDHAGKDDLFPMNTTVVLNRKELEYSVSGLMHPQYPAPDIKHLIDRLHTRSALRFLDLEVTGPIELMPGVYCEAANAHTEGSMNIHVHTADGIATICGDVIYDINDQIVTPFNEIHDAEPRTTGNHGTSKRAEKAAIKKLLSNSRYLLPVHDRPAKVEGGIVVGRLHDQVPGPVVQSLPQRNWFPA, from the coding sequence ATGCCGCTTGAAATCAAGATTTTGGACTATGGAGATATCGAACTGGAATCGAGCTTTCTCGTGCTTGGCCGCGATTGCGGCCGGACCCGCCGTGTCCTGACGCTGGGCTTCCTGATCGTCGGCGGTCCCTATCCGGTCGTGGTCGACACCGGTTATCGCTCCAACCAGATCATGGAAACGCTGGGCATGCGCGGGCTTCAGTTCCATGAGAACATGATCGAGAACCAGCTCGCGCGCCACGGCGTGCGGATGGGCGACGTCCGCTATGTCTGTCACACCCATCTGCATATCGACCACGCCGGCAAGGACGATTTGTTTCCGATGAACACGACGGTCGTGCTCAACCGCAAGGAGCTGGAATATTCCGTTTCCGGATTGATGCATCCGCAATATCCGGCGCCCGATATCAAGCATCTGATCGACCGCCTGCACACCAGGAGCGCGCTGCGCTTCCTCGATCTTGAGGTGACCGGTCCGATCGAACTGATGCCGGGCGTTTATTGCGAGGCCGCCAACGCCCACACCGAAGGCTCGATGAACATCCACGTTCATACCGCCGACGGCATCGCCACCATTTGCGGCGACGTGATCTACGACATTAACGACCAGATCGTCACGCCCTTCAACGAGATTCACGACGCCGAGCCGCGCACCACAGGCAATCACGGCACCAGCAAGCGGGCGGAAAAGGCCGCGATCAAAAAACTCCTCAGCAATTCGCGCTACCTGCTCCCGGTCCACGACCGCCCGGCCAAAGTCGAAGGCGGCATCGTGGTCGGCCGGCTGCACGACCAGGTACCGGGACCGGTGGTTCAGAGCCTGCCTCAGCGCAACTGGTTCCCGGCCTGA